The Erigeron canadensis isolate Cc75 chromosome 4, C_canadensis_v1, whole genome shotgun sequence genome window below encodes:
- the LOC122598473 gene encoding sodium/calcium exchanger NCL-like, which translates to MANNISYLTLITTIFFLFVVAAVSRDITTTTSSISDGVKDGLPSIIRLNSLFIKSSSPAEVCEQTYGFMPCTTTAFGNLFLILVYGYLMYLAATHLSAGSELLLQILGPGLVGGLCLPALGALPDAMLILVSGLSGSTETAQGQVSVGMGLLAGSTVMLITSIWGTCVVVGKCDIQNSVAQDNKDTKGFSLRGSGVSTDIWTSYSAMIMAVSVLPFIVVQLPQILHSTSGRHTAVLVALILSISLLIVYCLYQVYQPTLQKRHLDFAKHKHVRSRILKYLKMRALGRLVDSHGEPNRDVLVKLFNSIDANKDGSLSIPELRALVVGMQLYEINLNEDDAVTKVMKDFDTSENNEVEFDEFVTGIGRWLNEAKSFGKTASLAGPDSLKYVNDYYEETKKEHDLLGDETHEEDEEEGVDDPRTTTIKAVLLLLLGTVIAAAFADPLVDAVDNFSAATSIPSFFISFIVLPLATNSSEAVSAIIFATRKKQRSASLTFSELYGAVTMNNVLCLSVFLALVYVRGLTWDFSSEVLVILIVCIVMGVFGSCRTTFPLWTSFLAFLLYPFSLILVYVLDYGYGWS; encoded by the exons ATGGCTAACAATATTTCCTACCTTACTCTAATTACCaccattttctttctctttgtcGTTGCAGCCGTCAGCCGTGACATAACGACCACTACATCATCCATATCCGACGGGGTGAAAGATGGTCTTCCAAGCATTATACGCCTCAACTCCTTATTCATCAAATCATCATCACCTGCAGAAGTATGTGAACAGACGTACGGTTTCATGCCTTGCACCACCACCGCATTTGGAAACCTGTTCCTTATACTTGTGTATGGTTATCTTATGTACCTCGCTGCCACTCACTTGTCTGCGGGTAGTGAGCTGTTGTTGCAAATCCTTGGGCCCGGTTTAGTCGGTGGTCTTTGCCTTCCTGCCCTTGGTGCACTTCCTGATGCTATGCTTATTCTAg TATCTGGACTATCAGGAAGCACTGAAACCGCTCAAGGACAGGTCTCAGTCGGGATGGGGTTGCTGGCTGGTTCAACTGTGATGCTTATTACAAGTATATGGGGAACTTGTGTAGTTGTTGGCAAGTGTGATATACAAAACTCAGTCGCTCAAGATAATAAAGATACCAAAGGCTTCAGCTTAAGAG GGTCTGGTGTGAGTACTGACATATGGACAAGCTATTCTGCAATGATAATGGCTGTATCCGTGCTTCCATTTATAGTTGTTCAACTCCCACAGATTCTACATTCAACTTCTGGTAGACACACTGCAGTCTTAGTAGCCCTAATCCTCTCCATTTCTCTTCTAATTGTATACTGCCTTTATCAG GTTTATCAACCGACATTGCAAAAGAGGCATCTTGATTTTGCAAAGCACAAGCATGTACGATCTAGGATTCTTAAGTACTTGAAAATGCGTGCACTAGGAAGACTTGTTGATAGCCATGGTGAACCTAATAGAGATGTTCTAGTCAA GTTATTTAACTCGATTGATGCTAACAAAGACGGAAGCCTTTCAATTCCTGAACTAAGGGCATTGGTTGTAGGAATGCAGTTGTATGAGATAAATTTGAATGAAGACGATGCTGTGACAAAAGTTATGAAAGATTTTGATACATCTGAAAATAATGAGGTTGAGTTTGATGAGTTTGTCACTGGGATAGGAAGATGGCTTAACGAGGCCAAGAGTTTTGGGAAGACCGCTTCTCTTGCTGGTCCTGACTCACTGAAGTATGTTAATGACTATTATGAG GAGACAAAGAAAGAACATGATCTTTTGGGAGATGAAACTCACGAGGAAGACGAAGAAGAGGGGGTAGATGATCCTCGTACAACTACCATTAAAGCTGTGCTATTGTTGTTACTTGGTACGGTTATCGCGGCTGCATTTGCTGACCCTTTGGTAGATGCTGTTGATAATTTTTCGGCTGCAACAAGTATCCCTTCTTTCTTCATCTCATTCATTGTGTTGCCTTTAGCAACCAACTCTAGTGAGGCAGTGTCTGCTATCATCTTTGCCACCCGTAAAAAGCAGAGATCCGCGTCCCTAACATTTTCTGAG TTATATGGAGCAGTAACAATGAACAATGTACTTTGCCTATCGGTATTCTTAGCACTTGTATACGTTCGCGGATTAACATGGGATTTCTCTTCAGAAGTGTTGGTGATTCTTATTGTTTGCATTGTTATGGGTGTTTTTGGCAGTTGTCGAACCACTTTTCCTCTTTGGACATCGTTCTTGGCTTTCTTACTCTACCCGTTTTCCCTCATCTTAGTTTACGTTCTTGACTATGGTTATGGTTGGTCATAG
- the LOC122596257 gene encoding sodium/calcium exchanger NCL2-like isoform X1: MVKFIKTTYCALFLFVVFIVKVTGRFLHYSASELISDGTDDSAQENGSSLLYLKGIDYAEDHCEQMYGFLPCSENLLGHLFLIVVYQYLLYHGESYVSSGGKRIFQILGPGIFGASAFQVLGFLPESLILLVSGLSNTKDVAQEYVLTGVGLLAGSGILLLTLIWGTCVIIGSREFVSESGSSPFHVSTQNQYQKLLSYITGFGATTDHETRLAAKIMVLSVIPFAFLLIPEIFFGPSQGFIFMIPLFVSFIFLIVYFVYQMFEPSIQKRRLSYVKHENLVVDILKHLQEYTAEQVLLEDGSANLPAIRRLFMKIDQDGDSYITFPELKELLQDIKFRQFAWSKEKTIEDIMKEFDKDADGKVTMDEFVYRFTKWLDETKNAVDKRPFRSIKSWKDLYQIIQPWFQTKKKEEEMMKILISEIITHAQSFPLGNFYNEDGSTNISAIKRLFERIDVDKDNFVSQSELKRLIMEINSQKTPEDVDEAATKIMHDLDTSGDQKIDEQEFINGFKNWLNTSNSEISPKSPGIKTDKPWERWMDDGVDRSSWAWTKAIMLLVLGIAMLALLAEPLIHSVQSVSSAANIPSFFISFILVPLATNARATISAIKTASQRHKRTTSLTFSEIYDGVFMNNVLGFSVLLAVIYFRGLTWDFSAEVLVVLLVCIIMGSAASFRSKFPIWTSFIAYLLYPLSLIFVYLFNRF, from the exons ATGGTTAAGTTTATAAAAACCACATATTGTGCCTTATTTCTTTTTGTTGTGTTTATTGTGAAAGTTACAGGCCGGTTTTTACATTATAGTGCATCTGAGTTGATTTCAGATGGCACAGATGATTCAGCTCAAGAAAATGGATCATCTTTGTTGTATCTCAAGGGAATTGATTATGCTGAAGATCATTGTGAGCAAATGTATGGTTTTTTGCCATGTTCAGAGAATCTTTTAGGCCATTTGTTCCTTATTGTGGTTTATCAGTACTTATTATATCATGGAGAATCATATGTTTCTTCTGGAGGTAAACGGATTTTCCAGATTCTTGGTCCCGGGATCTTCGGTGCAAGTGCTTTCCAGGTCCTTGGTTTCCTTCCTGAGTCATTGATACTTCTTG TATCAGGACTTTCAAACACTAAAGATGTAGCTCAAGAGTATGTCTTAACTGGAGTTGGCTTGCTAGCCGGATCAGGGATACTTCTTCTTACTTTAATATGGGGAACTTGTGTCATTATTGGGAGCCGAGAATTTGTATCTGAATCTGGGTCAAGCCCGTTTCATGTATCTACCCAAAATCAATACCAAAAACTGTTATCATATATCACTG GTTTTGGTGCAACTACAGATCACGAGACAAGACTTGCAGCAAAAATCATGGTTCTGTCGGTTATACCATTTGCGTTTCTCCTAATTCCAGAAATATTTTTTGGCCCATCTCAGGGTTTCATTTTCATGATCCCCCTGTTTGTTTCGTTTATATTCTTGATCGTCTATTTTGTTTACCAG ATGTTTGAGCCTTCAATCCAAAAAAGAAGATTATCGTATGTGAAACACGAAAATTTAGTTGTGGACATATTAAAACACTTACAGGAGTACACTGCAGAACAAGTACTTCTGGAAGATGGTTCAGCAAACTTACCTGCTATAAGACG TCTATTTATGAAGATTGATCAAGATGGTGATAGCTACATAACTTTTCCTGAACTAAAAGAACTTCTGCAAGATATCAAGTTCAGGCAGTTTGCTTGGAGCAAGGAGAAAACGATAGAAGATATTATGAAAGAATTCGATAAAGATGCTGATGGCAAAGTAACTATGGATGAATTTGTTTATAGATTCACAAAATGGCTCGATGAGACAAAGAATGCAGTAGATAAGCGGCCATTTCGCTCAATTAAATCATGGAAAGACTTGTATCAG ATTATCCAACCATGGTTTCAAaccaaaaagaaagaagaagagatgaTGAAGATCCTGATCTCCGAAATCATAACCCATGCCCAAAGCTTTCCATTGGGAAACTTTTACAATGAAGATGGATCAACAAATATATCCGCAATAAAAAG GTTGTTTGAAAGGATTGATGTCGATAAAGATAATTTTGTATCCCAATCCGAGTTAAAGAGATTGATCATGGAAATCAACTCTCAAAAGACACCAGAGGATGTAGATGAAGCAGCGACTAAAATAATGCATGATCTTGACACAAGTGGAGACCAGAAAATAGATGAGCAGGAGTTCATAAATGGATTTAAAAATTGGCTCAACACGTCCAACTCTGAAATTTCCCCTAAATCACCTGGGATTAAAACTGAT AAGCCGTGGGAAAGATGGATGGACGATGGTGTAGACAGATCAAGTTGGGCTTGGACAAAGGCTATAATGTTGCTCGTGCTTGGGATAGCCATGTTGGCACTTCTTGCTGAACCTCTGATACACAGTGTTCAAAGTGTCTCGAGTGCTGCAAACATACCGTCATTTTTCATATCTTTTATCTTGGTTCCATTGGCTACAAATGCGAGGGCAACCATATCAGCCATCAAAACTGCAAGTCAAAGACACAAACGAACTACTTCTTTGACTTTCTCTGAG ATATATGACGGGGTGTTCATGAACAATGTTCTTGGATTCTCTGTTCTTTTGGCAGTTATATATTTTCGGGGCTTGACATGGGATTTCTCGGCTGAAGTGTTGGTTGTGCTGTTAGTTTGTATCATCATGGGCTCGGCAGCAAGCTTTAGATCAAAGTTCCCCATTTGGACATCATTCATAGCATACTTGCTCTACCCGCTGTCTTTAATCTTCGTTTATCTTTTCAATAGATTTTAA
- the LOC122596257 gene encoding sodium/calcium exchanger NCL2-like isoform X2, translated as MVKFIKTTYCALFLFVVFIVKVTGRFLHYSASELISDGTDDSAQENGSSLLYLKGIDYAEDHCEQMYGFLPCSENLLGHLFLIVVYQYLLYHGESYVSSGGKRIFQILGPGIFGASAFQVLGFLPESLILLVSGLSNTKDVAQEYVLTGVGLLAGSGILLLTLIWGTCVIIGSREFVSESGSSPFHVSTQNQYQKLLSYITGFGATTDHETRLAAKIMVLSVIPFAFLLIPEIFFGPSQGFIFMIPLFVSFIFLIVYFVYQMFEPSIQKRRLSYVKHENLVVDILKHLQEYTAEQVLLEDGSANLPAIRRLFMKIDQDGDSYITFPELKELLQDIKFRQFAWSKEKTIEDIMKEFDKDADGKVTMDEFVYRFTKWLDETKNAVDKRPFRSIKSWKDLYQIIQPWFQTKKKEEEMMKILISEIITHAQSFPLGNFYNEDGSTNISAIKRLFERIDVDKDNFVSQSELKRLIMEINSQKTPEDVDEAATKIMHDLDTSGDQKIDEQEFINGFKNWLNTSNSEISPKSPGIKTDPWERWMDDGVDRSSWAWTKAIMLLVLGIAMLALLAEPLIHSVQSVSSAANIPSFFISFILVPLATNARATISAIKTASQRHKRTTSLTFSEIYDGVFMNNVLGFSVLLAVIYFRGLTWDFSAEVLVVLLVCIIMGSAASFRSKFPIWTSFIAYLLYPLSLIFVYLFNRF; from the exons ATGGTTAAGTTTATAAAAACCACATATTGTGCCTTATTTCTTTTTGTTGTGTTTATTGTGAAAGTTACAGGCCGGTTTTTACATTATAGTGCATCTGAGTTGATTTCAGATGGCACAGATGATTCAGCTCAAGAAAATGGATCATCTTTGTTGTATCTCAAGGGAATTGATTATGCTGAAGATCATTGTGAGCAAATGTATGGTTTTTTGCCATGTTCAGAGAATCTTTTAGGCCATTTGTTCCTTATTGTGGTTTATCAGTACTTATTATATCATGGAGAATCATATGTTTCTTCTGGAGGTAAACGGATTTTCCAGATTCTTGGTCCCGGGATCTTCGGTGCAAGTGCTTTCCAGGTCCTTGGTTTCCTTCCTGAGTCATTGATACTTCTTG TATCAGGACTTTCAAACACTAAAGATGTAGCTCAAGAGTATGTCTTAACTGGAGTTGGCTTGCTAGCCGGATCAGGGATACTTCTTCTTACTTTAATATGGGGAACTTGTGTCATTATTGGGAGCCGAGAATTTGTATCTGAATCTGGGTCAAGCCCGTTTCATGTATCTACCCAAAATCAATACCAAAAACTGTTATCATATATCACTG GTTTTGGTGCAACTACAGATCACGAGACAAGACTTGCAGCAAAAATCATGGTTCTGTCGGTTATACCATTTGCGTTTCTCCTAATTCCAGAAATATTTTTTGGCCCATCTCAGGGTTTCATTTTCATGATCCCCCTGTTTGTTTCGTTTATATTCTTGATCGTCTATTTTGTTTACCAG ATGTTTGAGCCTTCAATCCAAAAAAGAAGATTATCGTATGTGAAACACGAAAATTTAGTTGTGGACATATTAAAACACTTACAGGAGTACACTGCAGAACAAGTACTTCTGGAAGATGGTTCAGCAAACTTACCTGCTATAAGACG TCTATTTATGAAGATTGATCAAGATGGTGATAGCTACATAACTTTTCCTGAACTAAAAGAACTTCTGCAAGATATCAAGTTCAGGCAGTTTGCTTGGAGCAAGGAGAAAACGATAGAAGATATTATGAAAGAATTCGATAAAGATGCTGATGGCAAAGTAACTATGGATGAATTTGTTTATAGATTCACAAAATGGCTCGATGAGACAAAGAATGCAGTAGATAAGCGGCCATTTCGCTCAATTAAATCATGGAAAGACTTGTATCAG ATTATCCAACCATGGTTTCAAaccaaaaagaaagaagaagagatgaTGAAGATCCTGATCTCCGAAATCATAACCCATGCCCAAAGCTTTCCATTGGGAAACTTTTACAATGAAGATGGATCAACAAATATATCCGCAATAAAAAG GTTGTTTGAAAGGATTGATGTCGATAAAGATAATTTTGTATCCCAATCCGAGTTAAAGAGATTGATCATGGAAATCAACTCTCAAAAGACACCAGAGGATGTAGATGAAGCAGCGACTAAAATAATGCATGATCTTGACACAAGTGGAGACCAGAAAATAGATGAGCAGGAGTTCATAAATGGATTTAAAAATTGGCTCAACACGTCCAACTCTGAAATTTCCCCTAAATCACCTGGGATTAAAACTGAT CCGTGGGAAAGATGGATGGACGATGGTGTAGACAGATCAAGTTGGGCTTGGACAAAGGCTATAATGTTGCTCGTGCTTGGGATAGCCATGTTGGCACTTCTTGCTGAACCTCTGATACACAGTGTTCAAAGTGTCTCGAGTGCTGCAAACATACCGTCATTTTTCATATCTTTTATCTTGGTTCCATTGGCTACAAATGCGAGGGCAACCATATCAGCCATCAAAACTGCAAGTCAAAGACACAAACGAACTACTTCTTTGACTTTCTCTGAG ATATATGACGGGGTGTTCATGAACAATGTTCTTGGATTCTCTGTTCTTTTGGCAGTTATATATTTTCGGGGCTTGACATGGGATTTCTCGGCTGAAGTGTTGGTTGTGCTGTTAGTTTGTATCATCATGGGCTCGGCAGCAAGCTTTAGATCAAAGTTCCCCATTTGGACATCATTCATAGCATACTTGCTCTACCCGCTGTCTTTAATCTTCGTTTATCTTTTCAATAGATTTTAA
- the LOC122598247 gene encoding sodium/calcium exchanger NCL-like gives MAQKPFILLTIFFVSLTIARAGRHLSATSNSSNSLVHDGIKPSLLLASNVVELCEQTYGFLPCTNTVFGNLFLIMVYGYLMFLAATYLSAGSELMLEILGPGIVGGLFLPILGALPDAMLILVSGLSGTPEIAQDQVSVGMGLLAGSTVMLLTVIWGSCIILGKCDIQDSIAIDNQDTKGFSLVGSGVSTDIWTSYSAMIMAVSVLPFIVVQFPQIIHSTSGRQLAILIGLTFSIFLLIAYCIYQVYQPNIQKRRIAFAKHKHVRSGILKYLKTNAYGGLLDDHGQPNREVLHKLFKSVDVNEDGHLSQSELRALVVGMQLNEINLNADDAVYKLMKEFDTSGDEEVDFEEFITGIANWIEEARHTKVVSPVSDPDDTNYIHDYYEETKREHYLLGDEGGGEDEENSVDDPRWTTIKSVLFLLLGTIIAAIFADPLVDAVDGFSSATSIPPFFISFIVLPLATNSSESVSAIIFASRKKQRSASLTFSELYGAATMNNLLCLSVFLALVYVRGLTWDFSSEVLVIVIVCIVMGVFGSLRTTFPLWTSFIAFVLYPFSLVLVYVLDYCFGWS, from the exons ATGGCTCAAAAGCCCTTTATCCTATTAACAATATTCTTTGTTTCCTTAACCATTGCAAGAGCAGGTCGTCATCTCAGCGCCACATCCAATTCATCAAACAGTCTAGTGCACGATGGAATTAAGCCGTCGCTCTTGTTGGCATCAAATGTTGTCGAGTTATGTGAGCAAACTTACGGGTTCTTGCCGTGCACTAATACTGTCTTTGGAAATCTGTTTTTGATTATGGTATATGGATACCTTATGTTTCTTGCGGCTACTTATTTATCTGCGGGTAGTGAGCTAATGTTGGAGATTTTGGGACCGGGTATCGTTGGTGGTCTGTTTCTTCCCATTCTTGGTGCTCTTCCGGATGCTATGCTCATACTCG TATCTGGACTATCTGGAACCCCGGAAATAGCTCAAGACCAAGTATCTGTTGGTATGGGATTATTAGCTGGTTCGACGGTCATGCTTTTAACGGTTATATGGGGATCCTGCATCATTCTAGGAAAATGTGATATACAAGACTCAATCGCAATCGATAATCAAGATACAAAAGGATTCAGCTTAGTAG GGTCTGGTGTGAGCACTGATATATGGACAAGCTATTCTGCGATGATAATGGCTGTGTCCGTGCTTCCATTTATAGTTGTTCAATTCCCACAGATTATACATTCAACCTCTGGAAGACAATTAGCCATTTTAATCGGTCTTACGTTCTCTATTTTTCTTCTCATTGCATACTGCATTTATCAG GTGTATCAACCTAATATACAGAAGCGGCGCATTGCTTTTGCCAAGCATAAGCATGTGAGGTCTGGAATTCTCAAGTACTTGAAAACAAATGCATATGGAGGACTTTTAGATGATCACGGCCAACCTAACCGAGAAGTTCTGCACAA ACTATTTAAGTCGGTTGATGTGAATGAAGACGGGCACCTTTCACAATCTGAACTAAGAGCACTAGTTGTGGGAATGCAATTAAATGAGATAAATTTAAATGCAGATGATGCTGTTTATAAACTCATGAAGGAATTTGACACATCCGGAGATGAAGAAGTAGATTTTGAAGAGTTTATAACTGGAATCGCGAATTGGATTGAGGAGGCCAGACATACCAAAGTAGTTTCCCCTGTTTCTGATCCTGACGATACAAATTATATTCATGACTATTACGAG GAAACAAAGAGAGAACATTACCTTTTGGGAGATGAAGGCGGCGGTGAAGATGAAGAGAATAGTGTAGATGACCCTCGTTGGACCACGATAAAATCTGTGCTTTTTCTGTTACTGGGAACAATAATTGCTGCTATATTTGCTGATCCTCTAGTAGATGCTGTTGATGGTTTCTCTTCTGCTACAAGTATCCCACCTTTCTTCATCTCATTCATAGTGTTGCCATTAGCAACCAACTCTAGTGAATCTGTTTCAGCAATCATCTTTGCTTCTCGCAAAAAGCAAAGATCCGCCTCTTTAACTTTTTCAGAG TTATATGGTGCAGCAACAATGAATAATCTACTTTGCTTATCAGTATTCTTAGCCCTAGTTTACGTGCGAGGACTGACATGGGATTTTTCATCAGAAGTGCTTGTTATTGTGATTGTTTGCATTGTGATGGGCGTTTTTGGCAGTCTGCGTACAACATTCCCTCTATGGACATCTTTTATTGCTTTTGTGCTCTACCCATTCTCCCTTGTTCTAGTTTATGTTCTCGACTATTGCTTTGGTTGGTCATAG
- the LOC122598532 gene encoding sodium/calcium exchanger NCL2-like, with protein MEILTKAICNASFLLIMLSLKVTGRFLRYDDFELISDGKNDPNPESVSSYLHLKGTDHLPEEQPCEQMYGFLPCSETLLGHLFLIVVYEYLLYHGESYVASGGKRIFKILGPGIFGASAFHVLGFLPESLILLVSGLSNDKDVAQEYVLTGVGLLAGSTILILTLLWGTCVIIGSRKFSSESSSIFSLTPTQNAFEKLFSLLTDSGVTTDQETSSAAKIMVLSVFPFMLFLIPELFGLGLSQETIFIIVLPVSVMFLVVYFIYQVFEPSIQKRRLSYVKHEHLVVDILKHLQEHTAEKVLTEDGSANVPAIQGFFTKLDQDGDSYITFSELKELLQDIKFRQLTWNKEKKIEEIMKEFDKDSDSKVSMDEFVDRFTNWLSETKGAVDNRPYRSISSWKDLYQIVQPWVQTKKKEQEMMKILVSEIILHVQRSPLGNFYKEDGTPNITTIKGLFDKIDLDKDNFVSQSELKRLVTEVNSAKIHWNADEATNKIMQDLDKSGDQKIDEQEFIDGFKEWLHTSNDETIPSSPDGSEINDASQKPWERWIDDGIDKSSWAWTKAIALMVLGIAMLALLAEPLIHSVQKVSSGANIPSFFVSFILVPLATNARAAISAFQTVNQRKERTTSLTFSELYNGVFMNNVLGFSVLLAVIYFRGLTWDFSGEVLAVLMVCIIVGIATSFRSKFPIWTSILAYLLYPLSLISVYTFNKL; from the exons ATGGAAATACTAACAAAAGCTATATGCAACGCTTCATTTCTTCTTATAATGTTATCCTTGAAGGTAACGGGTCGTTTTTTACGTTACGATGATTTTGAGTTGATTTCGGATGGCAAAAATGACCCAAATCCAGAAAGCGTATCATCGTATCTGCATCTTAAAGGAACTGATCATTTACCTGAAGAACAACCTTGTGAGCAAATGTACGGTTTTTTGCCATGTTCAGAAACTCTCTTAGGCCACCTCTTCCTTATTGTAGTTTACGAGTACTTGTTATATCACGGAGAATCGTATGTTGCTTCTGGAGGTAAACGGATTTTCAAGATTCTTGGTCCTGGGATTTTTGGTGCAAGTGCTTTTCATGTCCTTGGTTTCCTTCCAGAGTCATTAATACTACTCG TATCTGGACTTTCAAATGATAAAGATGTAGCTCAAGAGTATGTCCTAACAGGAGTTGGCTTGCTGGCTGGATCAACAATACTCATTCTCACTTTACTTTGGGGAACTTGTGTCATCATTGGAAGTCGGAAATTTTCCTCAGAATCAAGTTCCATTTTTTCCCTGACTCCTACACAAAATGcatttgaaaaattattttcaCTTTTGACCG ATTCTGGTGTCACAACAGATCAAGAGACGAGTTCTGCAGCCAAAATTATGGTTCTTTCGGTTTTTCCATTTATGTTATTCCTGATCCCAGAACTATTTGGTTTGGGTTTATCTCAGGAAACTATCTTCATAATAGTCCTTCCTGTTTCCGTCATGTTCTTAGTTGTATACTTTATTTACCAG GTGTTCGAGCCTTCAATCCAAAAAAGAAGATTATCATACGTTAAACACGAGCATTTAGTTGTAGACATACTAAAACACTTGCAAGAGCACACTGCAGAAAAAGTACTCACTGAAGATGGTTCGGCAAATGTACCTGCTATACAAGG ATTTTTCACTAAGCTTGATCAAGATGGTGATAGCTACATAACATTTTCTGAACTCAAAGAACTTCTCCAGGATATTAAGTTCAGGCAATTAACTTGGAACAAGGAGAAAAAAATCGAGGAAATAATGAAAGAATTTGACAAAGATTCCGATAGTAAAGTATCAATGGATGAATTTGTTGATAGATTCACAAACTGGCTCAGTGAGACCAAGGGTGCAGTTGATAATCGCCCATATCGCTCAATTAGCTCATGGAAGGACTTGTATCAA ATTGTACAACCATGGGTTCAGaccaaaaagaaagaacaagaaatgaTGAAGATCTTGGTATCTGAAATTATTCTACATGTTCAAAGGTCACCGCTAGGAAACTTCTATAAGGAAGATGGAACACCAAACATAACCACGATAAAAGG GTTGTTTGACAAGATTGATCTCGATAAAGATAATTTTGTATCGCAATCAGAATTGAAGAGATTGGTCACGGAAGTTAATTCTGCCAAGATACACTGGAATGCAGATGAagcaacaaataaaataatgcaAGACCTTGACAAAAGTGGAGATCAAAAAATTGATGAGCAGGAGTTTATAGATGGGTTTAAAGAATGGCTCCACACGTCGAATGATGAAACCATTCCCAGCTCACCAGATGGGTCTGAAATTAATGATGCATCGCAA AAACCATGGGAAAGATGGATAGATGATGGTATAGACAAATCTAGTTGGGCATGGACAAAGGCTATAGCCTTGATGGTGCTTGGGATAGCCATGTTAGCGCTTCTGGCTGAACCGCTCATACACAGTGTTCAAAAGGTCTCTAGTGGTGCAAATATACCATCATTCTTCGTCTCTTTTATTCTAGTACCGTTGGCCACAAACGCTAGAGCAGCAATTTCAGCCTTCCAAACTGTAAACCAGAGAAAAGAACGAACCACTTCCTTGACTTTCTCTGAG TTATACAATGGTGTGTTCATGAACAATGTTCTTGGATTCTCTGTTCTTTTAGCGGTCATATATTTCCGAGGCTTGACATGGGATTTCTCTGGTGAAGTGTTGGCAGTGTTGATGGTTTGTATCATTGTGGGCATAGCGACGAGCTTTAGATCAAAGTTCCCCATTTGGACATCGATCCTCGCATACTTGCTCTACCCGCTATCTTTGATCTCCGTTTACACTTTTAATAAACTGTAA